In Arvicola amphibius chromosome 13, mArvAmp1.2, whole genome shotgun sequence, a genomic segment contains:
- the LOC119800324 gene encoding eosinophil cationic protein — protein MGVKLLEPRLCLLLLLLLVLMVASVQIPPGLTPSQWFEIQHVNNRPGLQCTAAMRGVNNYTGHCKNKNTFLHTSFAAVVSVCGRPNTPCGNRIHTNCHNSSAQVSLTFCNLTTPATNYTQCRYQTSQATKFYRVACNNRTRRDSPTYPVVPVHLDGIF, from the coding sequence ATGGGTGTGAAGCTGCTGGAGCCCCGACTttgtctcctgctgctgctgctgcttgtctTAATGGTAGCCTCAGTGCAGATCCCACCGGGTTTGACCCCTTCCCAGTGGTTTGAAATCCAGCATGTAAATAATAGGCCCGGCCTCCAATGTACCGCAGCAATGCGGGGGGTTAACAACTATACAGGACACTGCAAgaacaaaaatacttttcttcatacAAGTTTTGCTGCTGTTGTCAGTGTGTGTGGCAGACCAAATACTCCCTGCGGAAATAGGATACACACAAATTGTCATAATAGTTCTGCTCAAGTATCTTTAACTTTCTGTAACCTCACAACTCCAGCAACAAATTATACACAATGCCGATACCAAACGTCTCAAGCAACGAAGTTCTACAGAGTTGCTTGTAACAACAGAACTCGACGAGACAGCCCTACTTACCCAGTGGTTCCGGTTCACTTGGATGGGATATTTTAG